In the Oreochromis aureus strain Israel breed Guangdong linkage group 14, ZZ_aureus, whole genome shotgun sequence genome, one interval contains:
- the LOC116318009 gene encoding uncharacterized protein LOC116318009 isoform X1 — protein MQQPDHHSLQLMKVFRSRRGALPQNINNDKDAAIETKRTRVLKARIVYLSEDPETLIKEDTDDNHSAMRQMILGIFTIKMEAAEPTDDLEGVGIITGGVQVLHDLAELVSSVSVRQMFVTNLRNRPLSPSHVDSMENLVLSLYHNLVTGTKAFPYIAFRGFFNKLQLRTPFTHVPESQRENNMPSPPTDSPAGLMVLPAGSHLHSRLLTPLLPEKADLSVLKADRRNCVCTLHVDGRTITRVISTVYCTEEREMTNRWRVTDYTSDGTVIMSVLCQFLKRFTQGAKRKPAEEESSSRSPPPPRKRLRL, from the exons ATGCAGCAGCCAGATCACCACTCCTTGCAGCTAATGAAAGTCTTCCGAAGTAGAAGAGGAGCTTTGCCACAAAACATTAACAATGACaag GATGCTGCCATTGAAACTAAAAGAACTCGTGTACTGAAAGCACGAATTGTTTATCTCAGTGAAGACCCCGAAACTCTCATAAAGGAGGACACT GATGACAACCATTCGGCGATGCGGCAGATGATCCTGGGAATCTTCACCATTAAGATGGAAGCTGCAGAACCCACAGATGACCTTGAAGGTGTTGGAATAATCACTGGAGGTGTCCAAGTGCTTCATGACCTTG CTGAGCTGGTGAGTTCTGTCAGCGTACGCCAGATGTTCGTCACCAACCTGAGAAACCGTCCTTTGAGCCCCAGCCATGTGGACTCGATGGAAAATCTGGTTCTCTCATTATACCACAACCTGGTTACGGGGACGAAGGCGTTTCCTTATATTGCCTTCAGGGGATTCTTTAACAAACTGCAGCTGAGGACACCTTTCACCCATGTGCCAGAGAGTCAGAGGGAGAACAACATGCCATCTCCTCCTACCGACTCACCAGCTGGTTTAATGGTGCTGCCTGCAGGGTCCCACCTCCATTCACGGTTGCTCACACCTCTACTTCCAGAGAAGGCAGATCTTTCTGTCCTGAAGGCAGACCGGAGGAACTGCGTCTGCACCCTGCATGTCGACGGCCGCACCATCACTAGAGTCATTTCCACTGTGTACTGCACAGAGGAGAGGGAAATGACAAATCGCTGGAGAGTTACAGACTACACCTCTGACGGCACAGTAATCATGTCGGTGCTCTGCCAGTTTCTGAAGAGGTTTACACAGGGTGCAAAGAGGAAGCCTGCAGAggaggagagcagcagcaggagcccCCCTCCACCAAGGAAACGTCTCCGGCTGTGA
- the LOC120443477 gene encoding uncharacterized protein LOC120443477: protein MKTQASLERTSSPDACSKACSTPSDSQGASLSKDSPSGLVLCKCTVTPCQNCRKPNGPLELVQPPRANGPVDCNSASDSCRQAELQNRLKPGKTPSDSASASALVNHIGTEMVKKEPESSVNACAQQNCPTAPTIWPHSGHQNHRSQTEPQEECMSTDEKPSFSITSSSFTDAPSRGSQEHDSVKFGSAPTPDIKAAPALMDSLLPNTLSSITNLSSCMKDGKEEDGGEFVTLWPHVTL, encoded by the exons ATGAAAACTCAGGCCTCATTAGAAAGGACTTCTTCCCCTGATGCCTGCTCTAAAGCTTGCAGTACACCCAGTGACTCCCAGGGGGCCTCTCTTTCCAAGGACAGCCCATCAGGGCTAGTTCTTTGCAAATGCACCGTGACACCATGTCAGAACTGTAGGAAACCTAATGGACCTCTGGAATTGGTTCAGCCTCCCAGAGCCAATGGACCTGTAGACTGTAACAGTGCCTCAGATTCCTGCAGGCAGGCTGAGCTACAGAACAGACTGAAGCCTGGGAAAACGCCATCAGACTCAGCTTCTGCCTCTGCACTGGTGAACCACATAGGAACAGAAATGGTTAAGAAGGAACCCGAGAGCTCTGTAAATGCATGTGCTCAACAGAACTGCCCCACTGCCCCCACGATATGGCCCCACAGTGGCCATCAGAACCACAGGAGCCAGACAGAGCCCCAGGAGGAGTGTATGAGCACCGATGAAAAGCCCTCCTTCTCAATCACCAGCAGTTCCTTCACAGATGCACCATCTAGAGGCAGCCAGGAGCACGACTCAGTAAAGTTTGGTTCAGCACCTACTCCAG ACATAAAGGCTGCTCCTGCACTGATGGACTCACTGCTGCCCAACACACTGTCCTCCATCACCAACCTGTCCAGCTGCATGAAGGATGGAAAAGAGGAGGATGGGGGTGAGTTTGTCACTCTGTGGCCACATGTGACACTTTAA
- the LOC116318009 gene encoding uncharacterized protein LOC116318009 isoform X2: MSSSGVRREQYLLSIGVTRILDERYAELVSSVSVRQMFVTNLRNRPLSPSHVDSMENLVLSLYHNLVTGTKAFPYIAFRGFFNKLQLRTPFTHVPESQRENNMPSPPTDSPAGLMVLPAGSHLHSRLLTPLLPEKADLSVLKADRRNCVCTLHVDGRTITRVISTVYCTEEREMTNRWRVTDYTSDGTVIMSVLCQFLKRFTQGAKRKPAEEESSSRSPPPPRKRLRL; encoded by the exons ATGAGCTCCAGTGGAGTACGGCGTGAGCAGTACCTGCTCTCCATTGGTGTCACCCGTATTCTTGATGAGCGCTATG CTGAGCTGGTGAGTTCTGTCAGCGTACGCCAGATGTTCGTCACCAACCTGAGAAACCGTCCTTTGAGCCCCAGCCATGTGGACTCGATGGAAAATCTGGTTCTCTCATTATACCACAACCTGGTTACGGGGACGAAGGCGTTTCCTTATATTGCCTTCAGGGGATTCTTTAACAAACTGCAGCTGAGGACACCTTTCACCCATGTGCCAGAGAGTCAGAGGGAGAACAACATGCCATCTCCTCCTACCGACTCACCAGCTGGTTTAATGGTGCTGCCTGCAGGGTCCCACCTCCATTCACGGTTGCTCACACCTCTACTTCCAGAGAAGGCAGATCTTTCTGTCCTGAAGGCAGACCGGAGGAACTGCGTCTGCACCCTGCATGTCGACGGCCGCACCATCACTAGAGTCATTTCCACTGTGTACTGCACAGAGGAGAGGGAAATGACAAATCGCTGGAGAGTTACAGACTACACCTCTGACGGCACAGTAATCATGTCGGTGCTCTGCCAGTTTCTGAAGAGGTTTACACAGGGTGCAAAGAGGAAGCCTGCAGAggaggagagcagcagcaggagcccCCCTCCACCAAGGAAACGTCTCCGGCTGTGA